The Candidatus Binataceae bacterium genome segment CCGGCGTCTTCGCGCCCGCTTCATGCTCGCGCAATATCCCGATGATCTGCTCTTCGTTGAACCGACTCGCCCGCATTCGTCCGTCTCCTCTCGGTGACAGACTCTAACTCATTTTCGTGCCGCTTTTCGGGGGGCAGACCACAGACCATCCACGATTTCGAGCTGGCCTGGGCCGGCCGTACGTCGGAAGACGTCGGCGCGGGACTGAGCGACGGCAGCTTCGGAATGGCCGAGGAGACGGGAGCCTTCCTAAGCGAGGTGGCGAAAAGGGCGGCTCGCGAAGGGCGTGGGCTGGGTGAGGTGGCGGGACAGGAAATCGTCGAGGCCAGGCTCGAGTTTCGCGAGTTGAGTGTGTTGGCGGCGGCTCACGAAGCTGGCGTGCCGGCCACGGTACACGTGGCCATAGGCACCGACATCATACACATGCACCCCAAGGCCGACGGAGCCGCGATCGGCAAAGCGACGCTCCGTGATTTCCATCGCTTAACGGCGGTGGTTGCAACCCTGACGCGTGGCGTGGTGCTCAATCTGGGCTCGGCGGTGATTCTCCCGGAAGTGTTCGTCAAGGCACTCAATCTGGCGCGCAATCTCGGCCGGCAAGTGCGGCGCCTAACTAACTACCGCCGACATGGATTTCATCCGACAATATCGGCCGCGTATGAATGTTTTGCAGCGACCTACAGAGGACGGCGGACGCTCCACCGCGCTTACCGGCCATCATGAGATAATGTTTCCCCTGTTGGTTGCCGCCGTGGCTTGGGAGCTTGGCCGGTAACAGAGATTGGTCCTTTTGCTTACGAACAGGCAGTCTGCGATATATCGCTGACTGAACCGTCCTGAATCATCGCTCGCGCATGCAACCCAATGTCTGGCAGCGTAGCTAGAATCGGGCATCTGGTGAAAGTCGCATCAGCCAGAAGGGAGCAGCGCTGGCTTGGCCACGAACTAAACCGGAATTGGAACATGCGAAGACGGCCCTGTGGGCCACAACTTGGCATAGTGGCGGCTGACCCGCTCAGGGCGACTCCAACATCACACCGAAGGCCATTGGCTTGAGTGTTCCACAGGCTGGGTAGTGCCCCTCGGCTTCGACTGCGCCCCAGAACGGGCCGCGCCTAGGTTCTCCATCTTCTCGCATGCCTGATAGCCTTCGGCGGCACCTCGCCGTCTCCTGGGCTCGTCGGTCCCTCCCTGGCTCGGGCTCAACAATTACAACAGCGAGGCGAGCCGGCGAACCCTATCGCTCATTCCGCATATTTGTCTCCGGGCTTTGGAGTAAAGCAAAGTAAACAACTACTATATTGAAGTTATCGGAGCTTATGAGTGCTAATTTAGCCATGCCCAGTTTCCCACTTCCTTTGCGCATCTTGGTCGCCGGCGAGAGCGTACTGGATCGCTACGTGTGGGGGACGGTCGAACGCGTCTCGCCGGAAGCCCCGATTCCAGTCCTGCGCGTGCAGCGGCGGGAAGAGCGGCTGGGCAACGCCGCCTTCGTCTGCGCCAATCTTAGTTCCCTGGGCGCCAAACCGGCGCTGCTCAGTCTGATTGGCGAAGACCCCAACGGCATGCTGATCACTCAGTTATTGGCCGCCCTGGGGGTGGACATCAGTTCGGTAGTGCGCGACCCTGGGCGTCCTACGATTGTAAAAGAGCGAATGCTTGGCTGGGTGATGTCGGCGCAGCGCGCCACGCAGCAACTTCTGCGGGTGGATAGCGAGGATGTGCGGCCTATCGAGCCGGAGATCGAAGCGCGCCTGTTAGAGCTGCTGGAGACCAAGATCGCCGCGATGGACGGCGCGCTGGTCTCGGACCTCAACAAAGGCGTGCTGACGCCCAAGCTGCTGCGCGTTCTGATCGAGGGGGGGCGCCGGGCGAGCAAGCCCGTAATCGTCGATCCGCGACTTAGCGCCGACTTCTCCATCTATCGCGGAGCCACTGCACTTACTCCCAATCGCTTCGAGGCACAGCGCGCCACCGGCCTGGATTTATCATTGGCCGATAACTGGCCGCGCGCCGCAGCCCATCTGATCGAGCAATTAGATCTCGATTGCTGTCTAATCACGCTGGACCGTGACGGTATGTACTTAGGGCTGCGCCAGGGTGGGGGAGGCCATATTCCAACCCAGCCGCGGGATGTCTACGACGTCGTAGGTGCCGGCGACGTCGTGCTTACTACGTTTGGCCTGCTGCTCGCTGGTGGTGCCGACGGACCGACCGCGGCTAGGATTGCCAATGCCGCCGCCGGTGTGCAGGTGTCGCGCCAGGGGGCTAGCATTATTTCGCGCCAGGACATCGACTGCGCGCTGCGTTATAGCCACAGGAGTTCGGAAAACAAGATCGTGGGCCTCCAGGAACTGGCGGTGCGCTTAGAGCAAAACCGGGGTGAGGGCCGGAGAATCTGTTACACCAACGGTTGTTTTGATTTATTTCGCGCTGGATATGTTCATTTGCTGGAATTCGCCCGTTCGCAGGGCGATTTACTGGTGGTGGGGCTCGCTAGCGATAGCGGCGCGCGGCGGCCCCAGAGGATAGGCCAGCCGATATATTCTCAAGAGGACCGGACCCGCATTGTAGCTGCGCTCGCGGCGGTGGACTACGTGACGGTTGTCGACTTCACGCAGGCCGATCAGGCTATTCGCCTAATTCGCCCAGATGTGCTAATTGAGGGCGAGGATTACCAAGGCAACCTCCTTGCTGACGCCCGGTTCGTCGAAAGCTATGGCGGCCGCGTGGTGCTGGCACCGCGGCTGGACAAACGCGCGAGCGCCTCCACGAGTTGGTGCGGCTGAGCAGCGATCAAAGCAGCCTATAAACTTACCTCGAGATATCACAACATGCGTTGGTGGACGAAGGCCGCCACTCAAGCCTGCCTCTCGATTTTGCCCGCTGGTGAGTCAATAAATTATCGCCTGCAGCTGGTGAACGGCTTCGAGACGAACATCGCTCCCGAGGTGACGCGCGGTGGCTAATGCCCATGCATGGAGTGAGGGTTAATTTAACCGCGGCTCGCGGCGCGATGTGCCGGCAGCGGCGCCGGTTGCGCGGTTATCCTGCTGGACGGTGAATACAACCGCGCGAAGGACGTCGACTACC includes the following:
- a CDS encoding PfkB family carbohydrate kinase, whose translation is MSANLAMPSFPLPLRILVAGESVLDRYVWGTVERVSPEAPIPVLRVQRREERLGNAAFVCANLSSLGAKPALLSLIGEDPNGMLITQLLAALGVDISSVVRDPGRPTIVKERMLGWVMSAQRATQQLLRVDSEDVRPIEPEIEARLLELLETKIAAMDGALVSDLNKGVLTPKLLRVLIEGGRRASKPVIVDPRLSADFSIYRGATALTPNRFEAQRATGLDLSLADNWPRAAAHLIEQLDLDCCLITLDRDGMYLGLRQGGGGHIPTQPRDVYDVVGAGDVVLTTFGLLLAGGADGPTAARIANAAAGVQVSRQGASIISRQDIDCALRYSHRSSENKIVGLQELAVRLEQNRGEGRRICYTNGCFDLFRAGYVHLLEFARSQGDLLVVGLASDSGARRPQRIGQPIYSQEDRTRIVAALAAVDYVTVVDFTQADQAIRLIRPDVLIEGEDYQGNLLADARFVESYGGRVVLAPRLDKRASASTSWCG